In Acidovorax sp. GBBC 1281, a single window of DNA contains:
- a CDS encoding SDR family oxidoreductase, with the protein MPSPSRPRTVLVTGAAKRLGRDIALALAAGGWQVAVHYRHSEQDAIETVAVCRRFSCASAHFDADFQDEAAVRGLLPRVVQHFGAVDAVVNSASLFEHDDAASFGFSTLEQHLRSNTAAPVLLAQGLHAHLEQRAAAAAGDGGDQGEIHGAVVNLLDQKLWNQNPDFLSYTLSKAALEAAGTMLSLALAPRVRVVGVAPGLTLTSHLLEGEKFRQLHALSPLGRSSTPADVAATVKFALENRSITGTTLLVDGGQHLMRFERDFSMM; encoded by the coding sequence ATGCCCTCCCCCTCCCGTCCTCGCACCGTGCTGGTGACCGGCGCCGCCAAGCGCCTGGGCCGCGACATCGCGCTCGCGCTGGCGGCCGGCGGCTGGCAGGTGGCCGTCCACTATCGGCATTCCGAGCAGGATGCTATCGAAACCGTAGCGGTATGCCGGCGATTTTCATGCGCCAGCGCCCATTTCGATGCCGATTTCCAGGACGAGGCCGCCGTGCGCGGCCTGCTGCCCCGCGTGGTGCAGCATTTCGGCGCGGTGGATGCGGTGGTCAACAGTGCCTCGCTTTTCGAGCACGACGATGCCGCCAGCTTCGGCTTTTCCACGCTGGAGCAGCACTTGCGCAGCAACACCGCGGCGCCCGTGCTGCTGGCCCAGGGCCTGCATGCGCATCTGGAACAGCGGGCCGCAGCCGCTGCGGGCGATGGGGGTGACCAGGGCGAAATCCACGGCGCCGTGGTCAACCTGCTCGACCAGAAGCTCTGGAACCAGAACCCCGACTTCCTGAGTTACACCCTCTCCAAGGCAGCGCTGGAGGCGGCCGGCACCATGCTGTCGCTGGCCCTCGCGCCCCGGGTGCGGGTGGTGGGGGTGGCGCCAGGCCTCACCCTCACCAGCCACCTGCTGGAAGGCGAGAAATTCCGCCAGCTGCACGCGTTGAGCCCGCTGGGCCGGTCTTCCACGCCCGCCGACGTGGCCGCCACCGTGAAGTTCGCGCTGGAAAACCGCTCCATCACCGGCACCACGCTGCTGGTGGATGGCGGCCAGCACCTGATGCGGTTCGAGCGCGACTTTTCGATGATGTGA
- a CDS encoding class I SAM-dependent methyltransferase: MGTVTTTEPPSLTTALAAHIGQAIAQAGGWIGFDRFMAMALYTPGLGYYANDSTKFGLLPGSGSDFVTAPELSPLFGQTLAVQVGEALAQTGTHELWEFGAGSGALALQLLDALGERVQRYTIVDLSGSLRARQQVLLSPHAQKVRWVDALPDRFAGVVVGNEVLDAMPVKLLARHGGQAAGVWHERGVVLQGDAFAWADRPTDLRPPVEVEGPHDYLTEIHPQGEGFIRTLADRLERGAAFLLDYGFGEAEYYHPQRHMGTVMCHQGHLADSDPLVAVGRKDITAHVNFTAMALAAQDAGLQVLGYTTQAHFLINCGLAQRMVELPPLKRATAAKLVMEHEMGELFKVLALGAGEPWEPVGFSQGDRSHRL; encoded by the coding sequence ATCGGGACCGTGACGACGACAGAACCCCCAAGTTTAACGACCGCCCTGGCGGCCCACATCGGCCAGGCCATTGCGCAGGCCGGCGGCTGGATCGGCTTCGACCGCTTCATGGCCATGGCCCTGTACACGCCCGGCCTGGGCTACTACGCCAACGACTCCACCAAGTTCGGCCTGCTGCCCGGATCGGGCAGCGACTTCGTGACCGCGCCCGAGCTGAGCCCCCTGTTCGGCCAGACCCTGGCCGTGCAGGTGGGCGAGGCCCTGGCGCAGACCGGAACGCACGAACTGTGGGAGTTCGGCGCGGGCTCCGGTGCCCTGGCGCTGCAGCTGCTCGATGCCCTGGGCGAGCGGGTGCAGCGCTACACCATCGTCGATCTGTCCGGCAGCCTGCGTGCGCGCCAGCAGGTGCTGCTGTCCCCGCATGCGCAAAAGGTGCGGTGGGTGGACGCGCTGCCCGACCGCTTCGCGGGCGTGGTGGTGGGCAACGAGGTGCTGGACGCCATGCCGGTGAAGCTGCTGGCCCGCCACGGCGGGCAGGCGGCCGGCGTGTGGCATGAACGCGGCGTGGTGCTGCAGGGCGATGCCTTCGCCTGGGCCGACCGGCCCACCGATCTGCGCCCGCCCGTGGAGGTGGAAGGCCCGCACGACTACCTGACCGAGATCCACCCGCAGGGCGAGGGCTTCATCCGCACCCTGGCCGACCGGCTGGAGCGCGGCGCGGCCTTCCTGCTGGACTACGGCTTCGGCGAGGCGGAGTACTACCACCCCCAGCGCCACATGGGCACGGTGATGTGCCACCAGGGACACCTGGCCGACAGCGATCCGCTGGTGGCGGTGGGCCGCAAGGACATCACCGCGCACGTCAACTTCACGGCCATGGCGCTGGCCGCGCAGGACGCGGGCCTGCAGGTGCTGGGCTACACCACGCAGGCGCACTTCCTCATCAACTGCGGGTTGGCCCAGCGCATGGTGGAGTTGCCCCCGCTCAAACGCGCGACAGCCGCCAAGCTGGTCATGGAGCACGAGATGGGCGAGTTGTTCAAGGTGCTGGCGCTGGGCGCGGGCGAACCGTGGGAGCCCGTCGGCTTTTCGCAAGGGGATCGGTCCCATCGGCTGTGA
- a CDS encoding carbohydrate ABC transporter permease translates to MTNAEAALPLPSTFTPPPAARPLPDARRAGWLRRHARGLVAVALLLVVMFPFLWLVQLAFRPSADIFEDRLLFTPTLEGFRSLLQGNFLKSFWNSLAVSTLSTGLSLLIGVPAAYALTRWQFRWRRQVALWILVTRMAPPIAFTIPFFLAYRWLGLQDTIVGLAIVYLTFNLAIVIWLMQTFFEAVPTALEEAAYIDGCGVWQAFWRITLPLAAPGLAATAVLCFIFS, encoded by the coding sequence ATGACAAACGCTGAAGCCGCCCTGCCCCTGCCCTCCACGTTCACGCCGCCCCCTGCCGCGCGGCCCTTGCCAGATGCGCGGCGTGCCGGATGGCTGCGCCGCCATGCGCGCGGCCTCGTGGCCGTCGCTCTGCTGCTGGTGGTGATGTTCCCCTTCCTGTGGCTGGTGCAGCTGGCCTTCCGGCCCAGCGCGGACATCTTCGAGGACCGCCTGCTCTTCACGCCCACGCTGGAAGGCTTTCGCAGCCTGCTGCAGGGCAACTTCCTCAAGTCGTTCTGGAACAGCCTGGCGGTCAGCACCCTGTCCACCGGCCTGTCGCTGCTGATCGGCGTGCCGGCCGCCTATGCACTCACGCGCTGGCAGTTCCGGTGGCGGCGCCAAGTGGCCCTGTGGATCCTAGTGACGCGCATGGCGCCGCCCATCGCCTTCACCATCCCGTTCTTCCTTGCCTACCGCTGGCTCGGCTTGCAGGACACCATCGTGGGCCTGGCCATCGTCTATCTCACCTTCAACCTGGCGATCGTGATCTGGCTGATGCAGACCTTCTTCGAAGCGGTGCCCACCGCGCTCGAAGAGGCGGCCTACATCGATGGCTGCGGCGTCTGGCAGGCCTTCTGGCGCATCACGCTGCCGCTGGCGGCCCCCGGGCTGGCGGCCACCGCCGTGCTGTGCTTCATCTTCTCGTGA
- a CDS encoding ABC transporter ATP-binding protein, producing the protein MAELSLHQIVKHYGGTPVIHGVDIDIRDGEFVALVGPSGCGKSTLLRAIAGLETITSGEIRLGGRVINDVAPKDRNIAMVFQNYALYPHMTVAQNLGFSLKLQGESQAAIRRRVDEVAAILGLEALLDRTPRQLSGGQRQRVAMGRAIVRQPHAFLFDEPLSNLDAKLRVQVRTEIKALHQRLGTTTVYVTHDQVEAMTLADRIVVLKDGVIEQVGAPLDLYDRPANAFVAGLIGSPAMNFIPGRLHLDGEASVVTDDGLRLPLARPPRGRHGDNVLYGARPEHFALDTSGAGLPAQVVVVEPTGSETQVALRLDGRHDILAAFRDRTDVRPGDALQLRPVAAQAHLFDAASGQRLN; encoded by the coding sequence ATGGCCGAACTGTCCCTTCACCAGATCGTCAAGCACTACGGCGGCACACCCGTGATCCACGGGGTGGACATCGACATCCGCGACGGCGAGTTCGTCGCGCTCGTCGGGCCCTCGGGCTGCGGCAAGTCCACGCTGCTGCGCGCCATCGCGGGGCTCGAAACCATCACCAGCGGCGAGATCCGGCTGGGTGGGCGCGTGATCAACGACGTGGCGCCCAAGGACCGCAACATCGCCATGGTGTTCCAGAACTACGCGCTCTACCCCCACATGACGGTGGCGCAGAACCTGGGCTTCTCGCTGAAGCTGCAGGGCGAGAGCCAGGCCGCCATCCGGCGCCGGGTGGACGAGGTGGCCGCCATCCTGGGCCTGGAAGCCTTGCTGGACCGCACGCCGCGCCAGCTCTCGGGCGGCCAGCGCCAGCGCGTGGCCATGGGCCGCGCCATCGTGCGCCAGCCCCATGCCTTCCTGTTCGACGAGCCGCTGTCCAACCTCGATGCCAAGCTGCGCGTGCAGGTGCGCACCGAAATCAAGGCACTGCACCAACGCCTGGGCACCACCACGGTGTACGTCACGCACGACCAGGTGGAGGCCATGACCCTGGCCGACCGCATCGTGGTGCTCAAGGACGGGGTGATCGAGCAGGTGGGTGCGCCCCTCGATCTGTACGACCGGCCGGCCAATGCGTTCGTGGCGGGGTTAATCGGCTCGCCGGCCATGAACTTCATTCCGGGCCGTCTGCACCTGGATGGCGAGGCCAGCGTGGTGACCGACGACGGCTTGCGCCTGCCCCTGGCCCGCCCGCCCCGCGGGCGCCATGGCGACAACGTGCTGTACGGGGCCCGGCCCGAGCACTTCGCGCTGGACACCAGCGGCGCGGGCCTGCCGGCCCAGGTCGTCGTGGTGGAGCCCACGGGCTCGGAAACCCAGGTCGCGCTGCGGCTCGATGGCCGGCACGACATCCTGGCGGCGTTCCGCGACCGCACCGACGTGCGGCCGGGCGACGCGCTTCAGTTGCGGCCTGTGGCGGCGCAGGCGCACCTGTTCGATGCGGCCAGTGGTCAGCGGCTGAATTGA